GTTACCTTCGCAATCAGTGCCGTTCGCTGTTGATCATCCATCCCCTGCGAGGCTTCATCGATGTTATCCATCATGATAATGCCCAAGGCCAATCGCTCATCCTCATACCGCTGCCTTAGCACGGCCAGCTCGGTAATCTCATCCAGATAGATTAATCGCTCATCCGGAATGACCGTTGCTCCATAGAACTTATCCTCGTGGGAGATCTCCAGACGAATTTCTTTCGGCAGCTTCTCCTTGTTATCCTTCTTCTCTTCAGCTTCCTTTATCGCGACAACCAGCTGGGGAAACAGTTCCTCTAAGGATGCGCCGACCAACGACTGCTGCGGAAACATATTGACCACGAATTGGTTATGCCACTCCACGGTCTTGTCCTCGCTGTACAGGACAATGCCAAATGGCAGCACGCTGACCGCTTCGCCTTCGACCCGCTGAATCCGAAATGACAGATCCCCAATATAATCGACCAGCTCGCGGCGGAATTTCATCTCCGTCTTTAGCATGGCATAGCCGCCTGCCACCGCAAGCAGCAGACCGACCAGCCCCAGAATGGTATTGTAGAACGACAGAAATATAACAAGCAGAAGCACCAGCGCAAACGCCCAGACGGTATGATAGCCGTGCCAGCGCTTCTGCAGAAATTTAGGCATGACTCATCACCCTATCTTTTGGTTTTACTAAACGCCTGACGAAGTGGAAATGCCAGGTCCAGGATTCCGATGATCATAGCCGGCGGGAACAGCACAATCGGTATAGCCGTCAAAAGCGGTACAATCGGATGCCACTTCCGTTCGTGAGTGAGATAGTAGAAGAACCCTAGCGCTTGAATCATGAAGCAGATCTGCAGCAAAGGCGTAGCGTTTGCCACGATCATCTTCATGAAGGTATTGTCCGAATTAACGGTTGCTATGTTGATGAAGAAGATGAGCAAGTAGTACCAGATCAGGGAACGCGGCAGCATCCATTCTCTAGCCGGCTTCAGGCGCGGCACGGTCAAGCCCATACTGCCCAATGTAGGACGAGCCAAAGCATGGGTTACCACCGTCATGAGGAATGAGCTGATAATCATCGCAAATGGAACCAAGCGCATCGTTTGATCTTTTATTAACTGTGTATCGAGTTCGGTGCCAAGGAACTGTCCTCCCAGGCCTCCTTCTACACCCATCTCCGTGAGCGGAGCCGTCGTCATCTTCACAATCTCATCCACATACTCCGACAGATTTAACTGGAAGAAGGCGGTACTGATCATGAGCAGAAGAAGCATTTCCACCAGCATGACTGCCATGCCATACTTCAATACCTGCATAGCTGCCTTCCGCTTCCGGTACAAATACCCCATGACAATCCCCGGAACGGCAAAATAGATCGCAAATAACACATAAATAGGGTGAATCAGAAGCGCGATCAGCCACACTGGCACCACATGCATGATAAATGATTTTGTATTCAAGGCCGTAAACAGAATCGCAACCGGTAGAACTAACAAGAAAGCCGTTACGATCGAAAAGGGTGTGAGTAATGATAGCAGCAGAAGCAAATAAATAACGCTCCATACCGCCGTAGTCCAGCGCAGTTTCAATATGTTCACCTCTTACGCAAATGTTCTTCGAGCGCGGAAATATCCTGGTACCAATCTTCCAGCTGATGTCCTTCCTGCTTATGCTTTTTCAATTTCTCTAACAAGAGATCGTCCAAATCCCGATAGGTCAAGCCGAGCCTTCGGCCCAGTATGTATGAGCTCATCATCAGGCTTACCAAACTGTCTCCAACCTTTGTAGTGCTGCCTTCCCATAGAGCTTTGAATAAGCGGGATACATTGTCAATTACTTCGGTTTTGAGCCATTCAATCACTTTGGCACGTTTAGCTACATCCAAGTCCTTCGGCATATTTGGCATATCCATCTCTCCCTGAAAACAGCTTTATTCTCCATTATAGCATAAAAAAAAGCCGCCCACACAAAGGCCCATGCCCCCCGTCCATCCTTAGTCCCAGTTCGCACTCGGTAACCCACCTTCTCTTTGTGCTCCAATCGGGCCCCGGTTATTCCTCCCCGCTTTTTCGCTGCAGCTCGTTTCGATAAAAACAGGGCGTGTTACCCAGATTGTCATCGTGGTCCCACGCCCTTGTTATTTTCAAGCCTGCTTGATTATGATGCCCCGTGGGACTCCATCGTCTCCTTGGAGACAATTCGTTCACAGTACTCTATGATGAGGCTTCTGCGTACAATTCCGATAAAGCGGTTCATATCATCCACGACAGGTACAAAGTTCTGCACCTTGGCCAGATTAATCAGATCCTCCATCCGGGCGTCAATCGACACCGGCTTGATATCCATACGAAAAGGAACATCCTTCAACAAAAATTTCGAAGCGTTCTCAAAAGTGATTTTGCCTTCCGAATTCTTCATATGCCATAACAGGTCACCTTCCGTTACAGTCCCTGCGTACTGACCGTTCTTATCCAGTACGGGCACGGCTGTATATCGGTGAAACTCCATCCGTTCCAGCGTCTGCCTGAGCGTAGAATCCAGTGTTAAACAGATCACTTCCTGCTTCGGTAACAGAAAAAAAGCGATATTCATAATGAATTATCCTCCTTATGACTCCAACCTCTGAAGTCATGTTAAGTAACCTTCCTGATTTAAAGCCTAGGTATGCAGGTTACTCCTTCCCCTATCCATACTCATACATACGTTAACTTCGCCATTCTGATTCCTTATATAGGGCACAAAATCAGCAGCCATCCGACTGCTGATTGAGATGAAGCAACGTACTATGACATCATCCGGGTGTACCGGTGTTTATTTATTTCAACTTTTGCTTCTCAGCATCTTTGGGCTGCAGCAGTTGATCAGCCGGCGTATCGGGGTTCATCCAGTTGTCAATTAGATCCCGGGCTTCCTGCACGTCTTCCATGTCGGGCTCGTTATAATAGACGCCGCCAATTTTCATGCCTTCCCCCATGATCGTATAGCTGGTCATATCCACTTTGCCACCGGTCAGCATCTGTTTCGCCAGGTCAATAATGAACTTAGGCTGCATATCGGTCTGGAAATTATCACCCATGATCTCAATCAATTCAGGCACCTTGCCGATCTGATCAAGCTTCATCACCCGCTTGGCCGCTACGTCCAAAAACACTTGCTGTCTCTTCGCACGATTAAAGTCGCTGTCCTCCCGATAACGGACGTAATTCAATGCTTCTTCACCGTTATAAATCGGTTTGTTGGCTTCAATCGTGAATTTCTCATGGTCTCTACCTTTATTGACGATATCCTTGCCGATCGGCAGCTCCACGCCCCCAATGGCATCAACAACATCCTTCAAGCCCTGAAAATTAATGGAAGCATAATAATCAAGTTCTTCTTCGAAAAATGCCTCCATCGTATCTTTGGCCATTTGATGACCGCCAAATGCAAACGCGTGGTTAATCTTATCTTTCTTGTCCTTACCGATAATATCGACATACGTGTCCCTTGGAACCGAAATTAAGAGCACTTTGGACTCCATGGGACGCACAACCGCATAGATCAACGTGTCCGAACGCGCAGGTTCATCCTCACGCTGGTCACTCCCGAGCAGCATAACCGAGAACGGCTCGCTCTGAAGTACGACAGGTTCAGGTGTCTTGTCGCTCTGGAGCGGTTTATACGATTTCTGTAATGATTCCTCTACATCCTTTGCCATAAACAGATCAAATGCAACAACCGCTAGCTGCGTTCTGAACAAAAATGCGGTTGAGCCAAGCAGTATGACCAAAGCAAGAGTAATATATATTGATTTCCTCTTCATGAGTTCAATTCCTTCTTTATTATAAAATAAATGAATAGATAAGTCAGATCGTTAAAGGTCCTTGCTTGCACCCCAAGCTACTTGGCTCCCCCTCCTCTCCTTATTAAACGGGAACTCCTCCCGTTGACTCACTTCATATCAGTAGGTCAGTTCACACATCATCTATTGTAAACCAGATTATTGTCAAATGTGAACCCTTCACCGGCAGTTCTATAAATCTACCAAATCTTCAGCGATCTGCTAAACAGGTCTCTTATCTTGCGTAAGAGCGGCTGAGATCCCCGAATATTGAAACCAGTCATCCAGCCGCTCTCTCCATGTTAACGTTTTGGCGAATCCGTAGTCAAATAGCTTTCGCGTCTCTTCAAATCTTGCTTCTTTGGACTCGGTACCCATGACAACGGCAACAAGCCGACTGCCTTGTTTCTCCGCAGTACCCGTGAAGCAGTATCCTGCGTTCGCTGTATACCCTGTCTTTAATCCGTCAGTGCCTTCATAGGAATAAGGACCTCCTACCGATGGCAGCATCCAATTGGTGTTGCTTAAATATAAATTCCGTCCGCTGATCTTGGTTTGGGTCTTGCTGGAGGTGCTAAGAATATCCGGGTGGCTTCGAATCAAATGTGCTGCCAGCTTGGCCGTATCCTCTGCGGTCATCGCCGTTTCTCCATCCGATGACCAGGCTTGATCGTTGGCTGTGTTTCGCTCGACTCCCGACGCATTCACGAATCGTGTCGCGCTGGATAAGCCAATCTCTTTTGCCTTGGCATTCATTTTTCGGACAAACGCTTCCTCGGAGCCTGCAAAATGCTCGGCAAGCGCTACGGCCGCATCATTGGCCGAATAAACCGTTATGCTCTGGAACAATTCGCGTACCGTCACGATTTCGCCGGATTTCAAGGCGATTTTAACGCCGCTTACGTCACTTGCGGTATCGCTTATCTTGACTTCATCGTCCCAGGATCGGTTCCCGGTTTTAATATCATCCAGAATAACCAACTCGGTCATCAACTTGGACATGCTTGCAGGCGGTAAGGGTACATCGCCATTTTCGCTGAGCAAAATACGCCCGGTGTTTAAATCCATCAAGACAACCGCTCGCGCGTCCACCTTCGGTTTAAATCCCGCTCGTTCTATATTTCCTATGACAACCGCCCCAATCGGGACGATTATTAACAATATCATGACCAGCCAAAGCCACCGTTTTTTCATAGAATTAGCCCTCCATAATAATAGACGGATAAAAAGGGCTTTTGGTCTGCTTTTTTTCGAAAATTTTATTTAGGAATTTTTGTAAAATGGTCCGTTGGTCCTCTGAAATGAAAAAGACCCCCACCCGTCCGCAGACGGAGGAAGTCCCTCTAGAAATTTTTATCTAATAATCGCTCTGGTTGCTGTCAGAAACTTTAGATACGAAGAGTCATATTAAGCGTAGTGGCAAGCAACGAAGTGATTGTTACCCATATCGCGATACTCTGGAATCTCCTGCTTGCACAGGTCTGAAGCCAGCGGACAGCGAGTATGGAACTTGCAGCCGGAAGGCGGGTTCGCCGGGCTTGGGATGTCTCCCTGCAGTACGATCCGATCGCGCTTCAGCGTTGGATCCGGTACTGGCACAGCCGATAGCAAGGCTTTTGTATAGGGATGCAGCGGGTTGCGGAACAATTCTTCCTTGCTGGCCATTTCCACCATCGATCCCAGATACATTACCCCAATTCGGTTGCACAAATGCTCTACAACACTGAGATCATGTGAAATGAACAAGTAAGTCAACTGTTTATCGCGCTGCAAATCACTAAGCAAGTTGATGATTTGCGCTTGAATCGATACATCCAGCGCGGAAACCGGCTCATCCGCTACAATAAAGTCTGGATTCAGAATCAATGCGCGGGCAATCCCGATCCGTTGACGCTGTCCACCGGAGAATTCATGCGGGTAACGATCATAATGATAGGCAGCAAGGCCGCAAATCTCAAGTGTTTCAATCACGCGATCCTTAAGATCCTTACGGTTCACTAAGCCATGGTCAATGAGTGCTTCGCCGATCGCTTCGCCAACCTTGATTCTTGGGTTCAGGGAGCTGAAAGGATCCTGAAACACGATCTGCATCTTCGGACGCAGTGCACGCATTTTCTCTTTGGACAAGGTATGGATATCCTGACCATTAAAGATAACCTTACCTTCCGTTTTCTCCAGCAGACGGAGAATGGTTCGGCCAATGGTGCTCTTGCCGCAGCCGGATTCACCTACAAGCCCGAAGGATTCACCTTTGTTAATGGAAAAGCTGACTCCGTCAACTGCTCTTACATTACCCACCGTCCGCTGCAATATGCCGCCGGTGATGGGAAAGTATTTCTTCAAACCATCGATTTCGATCAGTGCTTGACTCATTACGCTTTCCCCTCCTCTTCATACAACCAGCAAGCGACCTTATGGCCGTTAGGATCCGTACCGAGCGGAGGCGTCTTCTCTCTACAAATCTGCATGCATGATTCACAGCGATCATGGAAATGACAGTTGTCTCCAAGATCTACCGGATTGGGTACCTGCCCCGGAATCGAATACAGACGTTCCTGGGTCTGATTAATGATGGGCTTAGCTTTCAAAAGTCCCTTTGTATATGGATGCTTCGGCTGTTTGAAGAGCTCAATAACCGGGGCTTCTTCAATGACTTTTCCTGCATACATAACAACAACATAGTCCGCCATCTCCGCTACGACACCAAGGTCATGCGTAATCAGCATAATGGATGTATTCAACTTCCCCTTGATGTCGCGCATCAGATCCAAAATCTGGGCCTGAATCGTAACATCAAGCGCTGTTGTTGGCTCGTCAGCAATCAGAAGTTTGGGATTACAGCTAAGTGCAATCGCGATCATAATCCGTTGGCGCATACCGCCGCTGAGCTCATGCGGATAGGAGTCGAAAATCTTCTCCGCACGCGGTATTCCTACCAGATTGATGAGGTCGATGGCACGTTGTTTAGCTTCTTTGCGGTTTACGAGCTGATGCAGCAGAATCGGCTCTACAATCTGTTCCCCGATCGTTAATACCGGGTTCAGTGAGGTCATCGGTTCCTGGAAGATCATGGCGATATCGTTACCGCGAATCAAACTCATTTCGCGCTTGCTCATCTTCAACAGGTCCTTGCCTTCATATAGAATCTCTCCTCCTACTGGAGGTGTATCAATTAAACGCATAAGAGACATGGCTGTTACGCTTTTACCACAGCCCGACTCACCCACCACGCACAGTGTTTCACCCTCACGGATTTTGAAGCTTACATCGTCGACGGCTTTCACGGTGCCTGCGGAGGTTTGAAAATGCGTTTTTAAATTGCGGAATTCAACTAATTCTTTTGCCATATTCGCATCTCCTACTTCTTCATTTTCGGGTCAAGTGCGTCGCGAAGCCCGTCACCGATCAAGTTGATTGCAACTACGGTAACCAGAATACACATACCTGGCGGAATCCATAGCCATGGTCTCTTCCGGAAATCAATCAAGTTGTTTGCCGCAGAAATCATATTTCCCCAGGATGGTGTTGGTGGAACAACCCCAATTCCGAGAAAGCTTAGCGAAGATTCAAAAATAATCGCGCCTGCTACCCCTAAGGTTGCAGATACAATAATGATAGGAATCGTATTAGGAAGCAGATGGCGGAAAATCTTCCGACGATCTTTAAGACCTAAAGCTTCTGTTGCTTGCATGAACTCCTGCTCGCGGAGCCCCAAGATTTGACCACGTACGAGACGGGAGATGCTGCTCCAGCCCAACACACCGATAATCAACATCAAGAAATAGATACGATCCGTTGGCTCCACCTTCAGGTCTGACAATATCGCCCCCAGAATAATCAGGATCGGCAGCGTAGGCAATGCCATAAAAATATCAGCCACACGCATAATCAGCGTGTCCACCCATTTACGATAAAAACCCGCTAAAGCTCCCAAGGTTGCTCCGATGATGACCGAAATGCCTGTGGCAACAAGGCCAACCAAAAGGGATATTCGTCCAGCAAGCATCATACGCAGTAAAATATCTCGCCCAAGCTTATCGGTACCTAGCCAATACTTCGAGCTTGGGGGCAAATTCTTATCAGCCACACTGTAATCATATAAGGAATAAGGTGAAAAGAAAGGGCCAAAAAAGCACAGCAAAAACATAAATACAATTATGAAAAGTCCGATGACAGCGAGACGGTTTCTGGAAAAACGGCGAATCGCAATTCGCCATGGGGAATCCGGCCGCTTCTTCGGAACTGGTAGATTCGTTTTTAATGGTGCAGTCTCTGCGGACAAGTGAATCTCCTCCTACTTTAAGCGAATTCTTGGATCTGCAGCTCCATATAGAACGTCAGACAATAGGTTGCCCAGAAGTGTCAGTACGGATATGAATACTGTGAACCCAAGCATGAACGGATAGTCCCGCATATTGATCGATTCCAGATAGACTTGACCGACCCCGGGCCAGATGAAAATTTTCTCCATGATGATGGCTCCACCAAATAAAGATGGAAGCTCAAAGCCCATGAGAGTGATGGCAGGAAGCATGGCATTACGCAGCGCATGCTTGAAAATAACCGTACGTTCTTTCAATCCCTTTGCACGGGCTGTGCGGATGTAATCCTGACGGATAACCTCCAGCATGCTTGTACGGAAATACCGCGTCAAACTACCTGTGCTCAGCATCGTAAGCACGGTAACCGGTAAGAACATATGCCATGCAATATCGATCAGTTGATCCCATGTGCTTCCGTTCATTCCCGAAGTCTTCATACTGCCAACAGGGAACCATCCTAAATCCAAGGCAAGAAACTTGATAAGCAGGAGTCCGAGAAAGAAAGAAGGCAGTGACATACACAAGAAAACTAATAAAGTTATGATCTTATCAAACAATGAATACTGAAACTTCGCTGAGAACACGCCAGCAAAAGCAGCTATTATCCAACTCAATATTAAACTGAAAATAGCCACAAAAAAAGAATTCCATACGTAATTATTCATTACGGTTGTGACAGGTTGTTTGTGCACAAGGGAATCTCCGAGATTGCCCTTTAACATATTACCGACCCATGTAAGATAACGCTCAACAGGCGGCTTATCCAAACCATAAATTTCCCGAAGCTGAGCTGCTTTCTCAGCAGTCATCGTCGGGTTGTTCACTGCAGTGATATAATCACCTGGTACCAAAGATGATATTGCAAATATGAGAATCGAGATCCCGATCATGGTCGGGATGATCTGCAGCAGCCTCCGGATAATGTACTGCTTCATAATATTCCTCCCGGCTTATAAGTGCATATGCCCAGCTCTTGCGAGCTGAGCATATGTTTCTTGATGCTATTGTTGAATTTCTGCTTTGTACAGGTCAATTGCGAAATCTTTGTACGGTGTGATGTCAATGCCGTTCAATCTGGAGTTGATTGCCCATGCATCACGTCTTTGGTAAATCGGAAGATCCGGAACGTCTTTATTCAGCACTTGATATGCTTCAGCATAAGCAGCTTTACGCTCTTCCAGATCAAAGGCGTTTAGACCTTTTTTCATAGCTGCATCATAGTCAGGGTTGGAATATCCGATGTCATTTTGCTGTCCATCTGTGATATATACCGTGGAGTCTGGATCTGGAGTCAAGCCCCATGCAGCAAAGAACATATCGAACTCGCCTTTATCCTTCTTATCCATGATTGCATTAAAGTCCAAAGTTTCAGCTGTCAACTTGATGCCCAGCTCTTGGTAGTTCTGTGTCATGACAGGAATCAAAGCATCAATTACCGGGTTGTCAGCAGTTGCCGAGAAATGAATCTCGAATTTCTTGCCGTCTTTCTCGCGGATGCCATCAGCACCTGGAGCCCATCCTGCTTCATCAAGAAGCTGCTTCGCTTTTTCCATATCAAACTCATACGGCTCAATACCTTCATTCGTGAAAGCCCATGATTCGCTGGACTGTGGAATGTTGATTACGTTAGCATATTGGCCATAGATAATTTCTACAACCTCAGCGCGGTTCAAACCATAAATCAATGCTTGACGAACTTTAGGGTCTTGGAACTTAGGATCTTTATGGTTCATCGCAACATAACCATAACCATTGGTTGGGAAGATGTTAATGTCCAAGAAGCCCATCTCTTTCAACGCTTCTACGTTATCTTCGTTAACAGTAACCATATCCATATCGATTTCACCGGATTGGAACATAGCCAATCTAGTTTCTTCGGTAGTTGTCTTGTATATTACGTTCTTAATTTTTGGTGCGCCCAAGAAGTAGTTCGGGTTAGCTTCCAATACAACCTCTTGTCCAGGAGAGAAGCTTTTCAGTACATATTGACCGCTACCAATTGGTTTAGCATGCAGATCTTTCATATATTCCAGGTTGCCTTGCTTGTAACCTTTTCCATAGTATGCTTCCGGTACAAAAGGAATCGTACCGAGATTATCTTTGGTCATGGCGTTTGCTTCGGTAACTTCGATTTCAATAGTATGGTCGTCAATGACTTTAATACCGGAGATATCTTTAGCTTTACCTTCGTTGTACTCTTTACCGCCTTTGATATGAACGGACATCAGATCGGATTGGCCGTCATAGCTGGAATCATGATAAACTTTCATAGCGAAAGCATAGTCTTTTACAGTAACCGGAGTGCCATCAGAATATGTCACGCCTGGCTTCAATTTGAATGTGTATTTCAATTTGTCTTCGGATACTTCCACGCTCTCAGCCAGGCGATTATTATAAGTTCCATCACCGTTCAGCGAGAAGAAAGAATCGAAAATTGCTTCTACAACATATTTGTCATATGCTGTTTGCCAGTAGAATGGGCTAAATACCCCTTTAGGCGCTGTCATACCAACAACGAGTGTGTCTTTACGTGCCAACGCATTCGCCGGATTAGCAGATGGATTTTCTGCCTCGAAGTAACCTTGGCTTTCGTCTCCAGTTTCAGCAGGCGGTTCTGTAGTATCTTTGTCGCCTTCAGCTGGTGGTGTTTGCTCCGTTTGCTCCCCTTGACTTGGCTGTTCTGCTGTTCCTCCGCTCGAACATGCAGCCAGTAC
This Paenibacillus sp. JZ16 DNA region includes the following protein-coding sequences:
- a CDS encoding LCP family protein; translated protein: MKRKSIYITLALVILLGSTAFLFRTQLAVVAFDLFMAKDVEESLQKSYKPLQSDKTPEPVVLQSEPFSVMLLGSDQREDEPARSDTLIYAVVRPMESKVLLISVPRDTYVDIIGKDKKDKINHAFAFGGHQMAKDTMEAFFEEELDYYASINFQGLKDVVDAIGGVELPIGKDIVNKGRDHEKFTIEANKPIYNGEEALNYVRYREDSDFNRAKRQQVFLDVAAKRVMKLDQIGKVPELIEIMGDNFQTDMQPKFIIDLAKQMLTGGKVDMTSYTIMGEGMKIGGVYYNEPDMEDVQEARDLIDNWMNPDTPADQLLQPKDAEKQKLK
- a CDS encoding CBS domain-containing protein translates to MNIAFFLLPKQEVICLTLDSTLRQTLERMEFHRYTAVPVLDKNGQYAGTVTEGDLLWHMKNSEGKITFENASKFLLKDVPFRMDIKPVSIDARMEDLINLAKVQNFVPVVDDMNRFIGIVRRSLIIEYCERIVSKETMESHGAS
- a CDS encoding MazG-like family protein, with protein sequence MPKDLDVAKRAKVIEWLKTEVIDNVSRLFKALWEGSTTKVGDSLVSLMMSSYILGRRLGLTYRDLDDLLLEKLKKHKQEGHQLEDWYQDISALEEHLRKR
- a CDS encoding ABC transporter ATP-binding protein, whose protein sequence is MSQALIEIDGLKKYFPITGGILQRTVGNVRAVDGVSFSINKGESFGLVGESGCGKSTIGRTILRLLEKTEGKVIFNGQDIHTLSKEKMRALRPKMQIVFQDPFSSLNPRIKVGEAIGEALIDHGLVNRKDLKDRVIETLEICGLAAYHYDRYPHEFSGGQRQRIGIARALILNPDFIVADEPVSALDVSIQAQIINLLSDLQRDKQLTYLFISHDLSVVEHLCNRIGVMYLGSMVEMASKEELFRNPLHPYTKALLSAVPVPDPTLKRDRIVLQGDIPSPANPPSGCKFHTRCPLASDLCKQEIPEYRDMGNNHFVACHYA
- a CDS encoding ABC transporter ATP-binding protein, which produces MAKELVEFRNLKTHFQTSAGTVKAVDDVSFKIREGETLCVVGESGCGKSVTAMSLMRLIDTPPVGGEILYEGKDLLKMSKREMSLIRGNDIAMIFQEPMTSLNPVLTIGEQIVEPILLHQLVNRKEAKQRAIDLINLVGIPRAEKIFDSYPHELSGGMRQRIMIAIALSCNPKLLIADEPTTALDVTIQAQILDLMRDIKGKLNTSIMLITHDLGVVAEMADYVVVMYAGKVIEEAPVIELFKQPKHPYTKGLLKAKPIINQTQERLYSIPGQVPNPVDLGDNCHFHDRCESCMQICREKTPPLGTDPNGHKVACWLYEEEGKA
- a CDS encoding ABC transporter permease, which encodes MKQYIIRRLLQIIPTMIGISILIFAISSLVPGDYITAVNNPTMTAEKAAQLREIYGLDKPPVERYLTWVGNMLKGNLGDSLVHKQPVTTVMNNYVWNSFFVAIFSLILSWIIAAFAGVFSAKFQYSLFDKIITLLVFLCMSLPSFFLGLLLIKFLALDLGWFPVGSMKTSGMNGSTWDQLIDIAWHMFLPVTVLTMLSTGSLTRYFRTSMLEVIRQDYIRTARAKGLKERTVIFKHALRNAMLPAITLMGFELPSLFGGAIIMEKIFIWPGVGQVYLESINMRDYPFMLGFTVFISVLTLLGNLLSDVLYGAADPRIRLK
- a CDS encoding ABC transporter substrate-binding protein, producing the protein MKKRMSLLLAIMLLAITVLAACSSGGTAEQPSQGEQTEQTPPAEGDKDTTEPPAETGDESQGYFEAENPSANPANALARKDTLVVGMTAPKGVFSPFYWQTAYDKYVVEAIFDSFFSLNGDGTYNNRLAESVEVSEDKLKYTFKLKPGVTYSDGTPVTVKDYAFAMKVYHDSSYDGQSDLMSVHIKGGKEYNEGKAKDISGIKVIDDHTIEIEVTEANAMTKDNLGTIPFVPEAYYGKGYKQGNLEYMKDLHAKPIGSGQYVLKSFSPGQEVVLEANPNYFLGAPKIKNVIYKTTTEETRLAMFQSGEIDMDMVTVNEDNVEALKEMGFLDINIFPTNGYGYVAMNHKDPKFQDPKVRQALIYGLNRAEVVEIIYGQYANVINIPQSSESWAFTNEGIEPYEFDMEKAKQLLDEAGWAPGADGIREKDGKKFEIHFSATADNPVIDALIPVMTQNYQELGIKLTAETLDFNAIMDKKDKGEFDMFFAAWGLTPDPDSTVYITDGQQNDIGYSNPDYDAAMKKGLNAFDLEERKAAYAEAYQVLNKDVPDLPIYQRRDAWAINSRLNGIDITPYKDFAIDLYKAEIQQ
- a CDS encoding DUF2232 domain-containing protein, producing the protein MKLRWTTAVWSVIYLLLLLSLLTPFSIVTAFLLVLPVAILFTALNTKSFIMHVVPVWLIALLIHPIYVLFAIYFAVPGIVMGYLYRKRKAAMQVLKYGMAVMLVEMLLLLMISTAFFQLNLSEYVDEIVKMTTAPLTEMGVEGGLGGQFLGTELDTQLIKDQTMRLVPFAMIISSFLMTVVTHALARPTLGSMGLTVPRLKPAREWMLPRSLIWYYLLIFFINIATVNSDNTFMKMIVANATPLLQICFMIQALGFFYYLTHERKWHPIVPLLTAIPIVLFPPAMIIGILDLAFPLRQAFSKTKR
- the opp4C gene encoding oligopeptide ABC transporter permease encodes the protein MSAETAPLKTNLPVPKKRPDSPWRIAIRRFSRNRLAVIGLFIIVFMFLLCFFGPFFSPYSLYDYSVADKNLPPSSKYWLGTDKLGRDILLRMMLAGRISLLVGLVATGISVIIGATLGALAGFYRKWVDTLIMRVADIFMALPTLPILIILGAILSDLKVEPTDRIYFLMLIIGVLGWSSISRLVRGQILGLREQEFMQATEALGLKDRRKIFRHLLPNTIPIIIVSATLGVAGAIIFESSLSFLGIGVVPPTPSWGNMISAANNLIDFRKRPWLWIPPGMCILVTVVAINLIGDGLRDALDPKMKK
- a CDS encoding D-alanyl-D-alanine carboxypeptidase family protein, with amino-acid sequence MKKRWLWLVMILLIIVPIGAVVIGNIERAGFKPKVDARAVVLMDLNTGRILLSENGDVPLPPASMSKLMTELVILDDIKTGNRSWDDEVKISDTASDVSGVKIALKSGEIVTVRELFQSITVYSANDAAVALAEHFAGSEEAFVRKMNAKAKEIGLSSATRFVNASGVERNTANDQAWSSDGETAMTAEDTAKLAAHLIRSHPDILSTSSKTQTKISGRNLYLSNTNWMLPSVGGPYSYEGTDGLKTGYTANAGYCFTGTAEKQGSRLVAVVMGTESKEARFEETRKLFDYGFAKTLTWRERLDDWFQYSGISAALTQDKRPV